A stretch of the Pongo pygmaeus isolate AG05252 chromosome 16, NHGRI_mPonPyg2-v2.0_pri, whole genome shotgun sequence genome encodes the following:
- the LINGO1 gene encoding leucine-rich repeat and immunoglobulin-like domain-containing nogo receptor-interacting protein 1 isoform X1, whose product MQVSERMLAGGVRSMPSPLLACWQPILLLVLGSVLSGSATGCPPRCECSAQDRAVLCHRKRFVAVPEGIPTETRLLDLGKNRIKTLNQDEFASFPHLEELELNENIVSAVEPGAFNNLFNLRTLGLRSNRLKLIPLGVFTGLSNLTKLDISENKIVILLDYMFQDLYNLKSLEVGDNDLVYISHRAFSGLNSLEQLTLEKCNLTSIPTEALSHLHGLIVLRLRHLNINAIRDYSFKRLYRLKVLEISHWPYLDTMTPNCLYGLNLTSLSITHCNLTAVPYLAVRHLVYLRFLNLSYNPISTIEGSMLHELLRLQEIQLVGGQLAVVEPYAFRGLNYLRVLNVSGNQLTTLEESVFHSVGNLETLILDSNPLACDCRLLWVFRRRWRLNFNRQQPTCATPEFVQGKEFKDFPDVLLPNYFTCRRARIRDRKAQQVFVDEGHTVQFVCRADGDPPPAILWLSPRKHLVSAKSNGRLTVFPDGTLEVRYAQVQDNGTYLCIAANAGGNDSMPAHLHVRSYSPDWPHQPNKTFAFISNQPGEGEANSTRATVPFPFDIKTLIIATTMGFISFLGVVLFCLVLLFLWSRGKGNTKHNIEIEYVPRKSDAGISSADAPRKFNMKMI is encoded by the exons ATGCAG GTGAGCGAGAGGATGCTGGCGGGGGGCGTGAGGAGCATGCCCAGCCCCCTCCTGGCCTGCTGGCAGCCCATCCTCCTGCTGGTGCTGGGCTCGGTGCTGTCAGGCTCGGCCACGGGCTGCCCTCCCCGCTGCGAGTGCTCCGCCCAGGACCGTGCTGTGCTGTGCCACCGCAAGCGTTTTGTGGCAGTCCCCGAGGGCATCCCCACCGAGACACGCCTGCTGGACCTAGGCAAGAACCGCATCAAAACGCTCAACCAGGACGAGTTCGCCAGCTTCCCGCACCTGGAGGAGCTGGAGCTCAACGAGAACATCGTGAGCGCCGTGGAGCCCGGCGCCTTCAACAACCTCTTCAACCTCCGGACGCTGGGTCTCCGCAGCAACCGCCTGAAGCTCATCCCGCTAGGCGTCTTCACTGGCCTCAGCAACCTGACCAAGCTGGACATCAGCGAGAACAAGATCGTTATCCTGCTGGACTACATGTTCCAGGACCTGTACAACCTCAAGTCACTGGAGGTTGGCGACAATGACCTCGTCTACATCTCCCACCGCGCCTTCAGCGGCCTCAACAGCCTGGAGCAGCTGACGCTGGAGAAATGCAACCTGACCTCCATCCCCACCGAGGCGCTGTCCCACCTGCACGGCCTCATCGTCCTGCGGCTCCGGCACCTCAACATCAATGCCATCCGGGACTACTCCTTCAAGAGGCTGTACCGACTCAAGGTCTTGGAGATCTCCCACTGGCCCTACTTGGACACCATGACACCTAACTGCCTCTACGGCCTCAACCTGACGTCCCTGTCCATCACACACTGCAATCTGACCGCTGTGCCCTACCTGGCCGTCCGCCACCTAGTCTATCTCCGCTTCCTCAACCTCTCCTACAACCCCATCAGCACCATTGAGGGCTCCATGTTGCATGAGCTGCTCCGGCTGCAGGAGATCCAGCTGGTGGGCGGGCAGCTGGCCGTGGTGGAGCCCTATGCCTTCCGCGGCCTCAACTACCTGCGCGTGCTCAATGTCTCTGGCAACCAGCTGACTACGCTGGAGGAATCGGTCTTCCACTCGGTGGGCAACCTGGAGACACTCATCCTGGACTCCAACCCGCTGGCCTGCGACTGTCGGCTCCTGTGGGTGTTCCGGCGCCGCTGGCGGCTCAACTTCAACCGGCAGCAGCCCACGTGCGCCACGCCCGAGTTCGTCCAGGGCAAGGAGTTCAAGGACTTCCCTGATGTGCTACTGCCCAACTACTTCACCTGCCGCCGCGCCCGCATCCGGGACCGCAAGGCCCAGCAGGTGTTTGTGGACGAGGGCCACACGGTGCAGTTTGTGTGCCGGGCCGATGGTGACCCGCCGCCTGCCATCCTCTGGCTCTCACCCCGAAAGCACCTGGTCTCAGCCAAGAGCAATGGGCGGCTCACAGTCTTCCCTGATGGCACGCTGGAGGTGCGCTACGCCCAGGTACAGGACAACGGCACGTACCTGTGCATCGCGGCCAACGCGGGCGGCAACGACTCCATGCCCGCCCACCTGCATGTGCGCAGCTACTCGCCCGACTGGCCCCATCAGCCCAACAAGACCTTCGCCTTCATCTCCAACCAGCCGGGCGAGGGAGAGGCCAACAGCACCCGCGCCACTGTGCCTTTCCCCTTCGACATCAAGACCCTCATCATCGCCACCACCATGGGCTTCATCTCTTTCCTGGGCGTCGTCCTCTTCTGCCTGGTGCTGCTGTTTCTCTGGAGCCGGGGCAAGGGCAACACGAAGCACAACATCGAGATCGAGTATGTGCCCCGAAAGTCGGACGCAGGCATCAGCTCCGCCGACGCGCCCCGCAAGTTCAACATGAAGATGATATGA
- the LINGO1 gene encoding leucine-rich repeat and immunoglobulin-like domain-containing nogo receptor-interacting protein 1 isoform X2 — MLAGGVRSMPSPLLACWQPILLLVLGSVLSGSATGCPPRCECSAQDRAVLCHRKRFVAVPEGIPTETRLLDLGKNRIKTLNQDEFASFPHLEELELNENIVSAVEPGAFNNLFNLRTLGLRSNRLKLIPLGVFTGLSNLTKLDISENKIVILLDYMFQDLYNLKSLEVGDNDLVYISHRAFSGLNSLEQLTLEKCNLTSIPTEALSHLHGLIVLRLRHLNINAIRDYSFKRLYRLKVLEISHWPYLDTMTPNCLYGLNLTSLSITHCNLTAVPYLAVRHLVYLRFLNLSYNPISTIEGSMLHELLRLQEIQLVGGQLAVVEPYAFRGLNYLRVLNVSGNQLTTLEESVFHSVGNLETLILDSNPLACDCRLLWVFRRRWRLNFNRQQPTCATPEFVQGKEFKDFPDVLLPNYFTCRRARIRDRKAQQVFVDEGHTVQFVCRADGDPPPAILWLSPRKHLVSAKSNGRLTVFPDGTLEVRYAQVQDNGTYLCIAANAGGNDSMPAHLHVRSYSPDWPHQPNKTFAFISNQPGEGEANSTRATVPFPFDIKTLIIATTMGFISFLGVVLFCLVLLFLWSRGKGNTKHNIEIEYVPRKSDAGISSADAPRKFNMKMI; from the coding sequence ATGCTGGCGGGGGGCGTGAGGAGCATGCCCAGCCCCCTCCTGGCCTGCTGGCAGCCCATCCTCCTGCTGGTGCTGGGCTCGGTGCTGTCAGGCTCGGCCACGGGCTGCCCTCCCCGCTGCGAGTGCTCCGCCCAGGACCGTGCTGTGCTGTGCCACCGCAAGCGTTTTGTGGCAGTCCCCGAGGGCATCCCCACCGAGACACGCCTGCTGGACCTAGGCAAGAACCGCATCAAAACGCTCAACCAGGACGAGTTCGCCAGCTTCCCGCACCTGGAGGAGCTGGAGCTCAACGAGAACATCGTGAGCGCCGTGGAGCCCGGCGCCTTCAACAACCTCTTCAACCTCCGGACGCTGGGTCTCCGCAGCAACCGCCTGAAGCTCATCCCGCTAGGCGTCTTCACTGGCCTCAGCAACCTGACCAAGCTGGACATCAGCGAGAACAAGATCGTTATCCTGCTGGACTACATGTTCCAGGACCTGTACAACCTCAAGTCACTGGAGGTTGGCGACAATGACCTCGTCTACATCTCCCACCGCGCCTTCAGCGGCCTCAACAGCCTGGAGCAGCTGACGCTGGAGAAATGCAACCTGACCTCCATCCCCACCGAGGCGCTGTCCCACCTGCACGGCCTCATCGTCCTGCGGCTCCGGCACCTCAACATCAATGCCATCCGGGACTACTCCTTCAAGAGGCTGTACCGACTCAAGGTCTTGGAGATCTCCCACTGGCCCTACTTGGACACCATGACACCTAACTGCCTCTACGGCCTCAACCTGACGTCCCTGTCCATCACACACTGCAATCTGACCGCTGTGCCCTACCTGGCCGTCCGCCACCTAGTCTATCTCCGCTTCCTCAACCTCTCCTACAACCCCATCAGCACCATTGAGGGCTCCATGTTGCATGAGCTGCTCCGGCTGCAGGAGATCCAGCTGGTGGGCGGGCAGCTGGCCGTGGTGGAGCCCTATGCCTTCCGCGGCCTCAACTACCTGCGCGTGCTCAATGTCTCTGGCAACCAGCTGACTACGCTGGAGGAATCGGTCTTCCACTCGGTGGGCAACCTGGAGACACTCATCCTGGACTCCAACCCGCTGGCCTGCGACTGTCGGCTCCTGTGGGTGTTCCGGCGCCGCTGGCGGCTCAACTTCAACCGGCAGCAGCCCACGTGCGCCACGCCCGAGTTCGTCCAGGGCAAGGAGTTCAAGGACTTCCCTGATGTGCTACTGCCCAACTACTTCACCTGCCGCCGCGCCCGCATCCGGGACCGCAAGGCCCAGCAGGTGTTTGTGGACGAGGGCCACACGGTGCAGTTTGTGTGCCGGGCCGATGGTGACCCGCCGCCTGCCATCCTCTGGCTCTCACCCCGAAAGCACCTGGTCTCAGCCAAGAGCAATGGGCGGCTCACAGTCTTCCCTGATGGCACGCTGGAGGTGCGCTACGCCCAGGTACAGGACAACGGCACGTACCTGTGCATCGCGGCCAACGCGGGCGGCAACGACTCCATGCCCGCCCACCTGCATGTGCGCAGCTACTCGCCCGACTGGCCCCATCAGCCCAACAAGACCTTCGCCTTCATCTCCAACCAGCCGGGCGAGGGAGAGGCCAACAGCACCCGCGCCACTGTGCCTTTCCCCTTCGACATCAAGACCCTCATCATCGCCACCACCATGGGCTTCATCTCTTTCCTGGGCGTCGTCCTCTTCTGCCTGGTGCTGCTGTTTCTCTGGAGCCGGGGCAAGGGCAACACGAAGCACAACATCGAGATCGAGTATGTGCCCCGAAAGTCGGACGCAGGCATCAGCTCCGCCGACGCGCCCCGCAAGTTCAACATGAAGATGATATGA